The following nucleotide sequence is from Acidobacteriota bacterium.
CGGGACAGAACGTCAACCCGCGTGCAGCGGTCAGCCCGGTCTGCTTCGAGGGACGGACGCATCACGAGATCGTTGCGGAAGAGAAGAAGCTGATCGGAGTGGCTCAGGTCCGGCGTCGTCGCGCGTTCCTTCAACACGGCTCGATTCCGCTTAGTTTCGATCGACAGCGGCTGGCGGCAGCGGTGGGTCGCTCGGATCCCATCGAAGGTTGTGTGGGTATCCGTGAGTTGAATCCCGCGGCTTCGGCGGACGATCTTGACCTGGCGCTGATCGAGGCGTTCGAGGTGCATTTCGGAGTTCGGCTACGGAAGGATACGCTGCGACCGCAAGAACTTCAGCGGGTCGAAGAGCTGCGCGCGTGGAAGTACGATTCGACGAGTTGGACGCTTCATGGCCGCGTCGGGCGACGCGAGCGTCACTGGGGGCCGACGCTCACCTGAGCCAGACGATGTGTGCCTGCCGCCCGTCTCGCCCGACCCAGGTTTCGGGATCGTAACGTTGGATCAGACGACGGGACAATTCCGGAGGCTCTTCGCCGGCGAAGTTTCGCTCGATCCGGATGCGGATAACGCCGTCGGCCGTGTGGGCCTCGAGCTCCTCGACATCGGGGATCAGGAAGACATTGGGTTCGTGGTCGAGGATCTTGGCCAGATCTGCGGCCGGTATTCGAAGCGCACCGCTCTCCGTCAGCGAGTAACGCTGGAACGGGTAGGGCAGGGCCAGCAGGTCGTGTTGGGCACGACTGCAGTAACCCGTCGGTTCGGTGCCCTCCGTGAAGACCTCGTTAATGATCGTGTCGCAGCCGGCCTCTGCGCTGGCCCGCA
It contains:
- a CDS encoding lipoate--protein ligase family protein; this translates as MPGTRKSDGRPLEWRVLVDSADDGPHNMAVDEMLLEQADEAGRAGTATVRLYGWSPPTLTLGRNQPPGEGYDIDYLKEHGIDLVRRPTGGLSVLHDDERTFSVAGSLECPPFDDGVVATYRRLAIALKGAMVRLGIQAEDGGAGQNVNPRAAVSPVCFEGRTHHEIVAEEKKLIGVAQVRRRRAFLQHGSIPLSFDRQRLAAAVGRSDPIEGCVGIRELNPAASADDLDLALIEAFEVHFGVRLRKDTLRPQELQRVEELRAWKYDSTSWTLHGRVGRRERHWGPTLT